The genomic interval GACCACTACTTCGGAGCGATCCCCGACCGGGTACTCGAATTCATGAAGGACTTCGAGCAGCAAGCCTACCGGCTCGGCATTCCGCTCAAGACCCGGCACAACGAAGTGGCGCCCAATCAGTTCGAGTGCGCTCCGATGTTCGAGGAAGCGAACATCGCCGTCGATCACAACACGCTGCTGATGACCATCATGCGACGCGTCGCACTCAGGCACAAACTGAGAGTGCTGTTCCACGAAAAGCCGTTTCTGGGCGTCAACGGATCGGGCAAGCACTGCAACTGGTCGCTGTGCACGAATACGGGCGTCAATCTGCTGGCCCCGGGCAAGACTCCGAAGAATAACATTCAGTTTCTGGCCTTCTTCGTCAATACGATCATGGCCGCGCACAAGTTCGGCGTCCTGTTCATGGCCTCGATCGCCACGCAGTCGAATTCGCACCGGCTGGGAGCCCACGAGGCCCCTCCGGCCGTGATGTCGGTTTTCACGGGCTCGACGCTGTCGGCCGTGCTCGACTCGCTCGAACAGCGCGTAAGCGAGAAGAAGATGACGCCCGACGAAAAAACCGAGATCAAACTCGACATCGGCAAGATACCCAATATCCTGCTCGATAACACGGACCGCAACCGCACCTCGCCTTTCGCGTTCACGGGTAACCGGTTCGAGTTCCGCGCGACAGGCTCGTCGAACAACTGCGCCGCCCCGCTGATCGTCATCAACACCGCGATCGCCGAGCAGCTGACGCAATTCAAGGAAGAGGTCGACAAGCTGATCGCCAAGGGTATCAAAAAGGACGAGGCCATTCTGCAAATCATCCGCAAATACATCATCGAATCGAAAAACATCCGTTTCGAGGGAAACGGATACAGCGCCGAATGGCTGCGCGAGGCGGCCGAGCGCGGGATCGAGAGCATCGGCAGCGTGCCCGACGCGTTCAAGGTCTCGGTCCGCAAGGATGCGATCGCGCTGTTCGAGAAGCACGGTATCTTCAACGAGGCCGAACTGCACGCCCGTTACGAGATCAACATGGAGAATCTGGTCAAGAAAATCCAGATCGAATCGCGCGTACTGGCCGACCTGGCGGCGAACCATATCGTTCCGACGGCGATCCGCTACCAAAACATATTGATCCAGAACGTCAAGGGACTTAAGGACATTCTTCCCGACGAGTATGCCGACATGGCCGCCGAGGAAATCCGGACGATCCGCAAAATCGCCCGGTACGTCAAGGCGATCCGCGAGAACACCTACCATATGGTCGATGCCCGCAAGAAGTACAATGCCATGGACGACATCGTCGCCCGGGCCACCGGTTACTCCGAAGAGGTGCAGCCCTATCTGGACAAGATACGCCACGATATCGACAAGTTGGAACTGATCGTCGACGACGAGCTGTGGCCTCTGCCCAAGTACCGGGAGATGATGAGCATCAACTGAATCAGGAATCCGGAATCCGGACAAGAACGGGAAAACGCTATGCAGCAGACGGCAGCCGGTTTCGTTCCCGAACCGGCTGCCGACACGATCGGAGGGAGTGCTGTGGCCCGAGGTCGTGACTCGGGCACGCCGTGCCCGACGCCGATCGATACGAGTCGGCGCTTGCACCGGAATGCTTCCGCTAATGAAACGGTCATTTGAGAGGTCCACGTCGGCTTTCCGGCTCTTTCAGCGCGTGACGAATTTCGTTTGGCTACGCACGATCGGATAGCGAGAAGACCGAGCGGGCGATCGACGGGAACGGGGATCGCAACCTGTCCGAAATGACAGGCCGTCAACGCGGCAGCGGCCATGCTCAACGTACGGAATCCGAACCGGCGGTCGATTTCCTGACGGACAATTCGGTCCGCACGGCCAGATATCCGCCCGTTGGACGAAGCCGGGCCGATACCTGCGCTGCGTAAATAATTAGGAAGCGCCCGGGCCTCAGAGGGTCCGGGTGCTTGTTATGCGATCACTCGGATTTCCGTACCAACGGGTAAAACCTCTACCGCCTTCCGTTCAACGCGTCGCGATCCAAATCGCCGCGACGAAAGCCGGCAACGCGATCACCGCCGTTACGATAGTTTTTGTACAGGGCTTTTTCGGTTTGAAAACGATATTTTCCATCATAATCTCTTTTACTCATCTGCGGCATATCTCGCGGAAATCGCAGTAGGCGCATACCGAACGGTCCTCGCACTGCTCGAACGGCTTGGAAAAGTCGAACAGTTCCGAGAGCGTTTTCTGCAGATGCCCGTTCAACGACTCACGATAGTCCGAGAAACGAAGTACCGGACGGTCGCCCTCGACGAGCAGAGGCGAAAAGCGCTCGTCCTGCATCGAGCGGACGTAATAAAGCGCCGGCTGCACGTCGCAGTTTTCGGACTGCGACAGCATCATCGCATAGAGCAAAGTCTGCAAAACGGCCGGGCTCCGCTCGGCGGCAACAGAAGAAAACAGCGCGGCAACGTCGCGGAAACGGTTGTGAGGCTTGCCCGTCTTGTAGTCCACCACGCGCAGCGCTCCGTCCGAAAGCCGGTCGATCCGGTCGGCCTTGCCGGCGAAACCCACCGACCGGACGCGGCCGTTCCGCTCGAGCGGGACGCGATACTCGACCGTCGCCTCGAGACGCTCGACGGCATACCCCCGTTGCGAAGCGTCGTAAGGCAATATGCAGGAATCGACATACTTGCGGACGACGTCGCGCACCAACAGAACGCTCCCGCCGTACTCCTCCTCGGTAGCTTTCGGATCCTGCAAATACTCTTCGTTCACGGCCCGCACGACCGCCTCCTTTACGGCCGGCGTACCCGGCAGGGAAGCGATGGTCCGCTGCGGGTTCGGATCGCCGAGCAACGGCATGTAAAGCAACTCCATGGCCCGATGCAGTATCGTGCCGAACATCGGCAGGTCGATCTCCTCGGCGATCTCCTCGACCGGCTTCAATCCCGCCACATGACGGAAATAGAATCTCAAAGGACATTCGACATACTGATAAAAGGCCGTCGGCGACAGGGAGCGCCCTCCCCCGTCGAGATACTCCTCCAGAATACGCGCGGTACGTCCGGTTTTCGAGGCCGAGACGGGTTCCGTCTTCGTCAAATTCACGCCGAGCCGGATCGCGCGCCTCAGCGGCCGGTGCGGCGATTCGTACTCCAACTGATAGACATAGCGGCTGGGCTCGCCCGTACGCTTGTCGTCGCTGCGCGAGCAGTAGGCCAGGTGGACGGTCTCCGCCCGTTGTAGCAACCGGTAGAAATAGTAGGCATAGACGCCCTCGTGGTGTTGCGGAGTCGGCAGGCCGTAGGCATACCGCAGATTGTAGGGAATGAACGAAGACGAAACCGCCCGGTTGCCGGGAAAGGTATCGTCGTTGACCGACAGCACGAGCACATGCTCGAAATCGAGGTTGCGCGTCTCGAGTATCCCCATGATCTGCACGCCGGAAAGCGGCTCGCCTTCGTACGGAATGCGCACATCTTGCAGCATTTTGCGCAGCAGCGAGGCGAAGACAGGCGTCGTGACCTCCAAACCGCTCCCGGCGAGCGAGTTCTCGAGCCGGCAGATCCGGTCGACGATCACCGAAAAAAACTCCCTCCGCTGCCGGACATCGTCTGCCGACGCGGCATGCAGGATCACCAGCGACAGCGAGTCGCGGATATATGCGGAAAGCTCCTGCCATGAGCCTGCCGGCGCGAACAGCGGATCGATCACCGAGCCCGGAGCGAGCATGCTCCGGCGCACGTAGATCGACTGCCGGCGCAGTATCTCGGCCGCAAGCCCGGCCGCCGCCGGGTCGCAGGCCCGGACATAGGGGTGCAGAAGCAATCCGGTCACATCGCTGTGATAGTACATCGGCTCGCCGTCGCGGCCCGGCTTTCTGCGACTCTGAAGCTCGACGAGTCGCTCGACGAACGAATAGGCCATCGTCTGGCGCAACGGATAGCCCATCGTCACATTGACCTGCTCGATCTGCTCGGGAATCGAATAGAGTACGGGCAGCAACAGCGACTCGTCGGTCAGCACAATGGCGGTCTGCTTGCCGGGCCGTATGCCGCGCTCGATCAGTCCGCTCAGAAATTCGTGCACGTACTTGCACTGCATGCTGTCGGACGGGGCCGACACGATTTCGATCCGCTTCGGCCGGCGGAAGCGGTCGCAGGAGAGACGCTCGCCGGAAGGAGAAGGGAAATTCCGGATATTCTCGCGCAGAAACAGGCCCGCCTCGTAATCGGGATTACCGACGTAATAATCGTCGTAGTCCCAGTAGAACTCGACCCTGCCGCTGCCGTACATCCGGCGGAAAAGCCGTTTCTCGCACTCCGACAGCGCGTTGAATCCCGCCACGACATAGCGCGCCTGCGGATCGTCGGACCATTCGACGGTCTCCTCTCCCGAAAGGCGCTCGGCGGCCTCGCGGTGAATCATGCCCTCGTAAGCGAGCCCCTGCTCGCGCAGACGATTGCGGAAACCGTGATAGACGTCGGCCATGCTTCTCCAAATCGTCATAAAACGCTCTTTTTCCTCGGAAAACTCGCTTTCGAGCCCGAAGCTTCGCCAGAAACGGGCGATCACCTCGATCTGCTCGGCAGTCAGATAGGAGCGGTCGCTCTCGAGCGCTTTCAGGTCGCCCATATTGGAGAAAAGCATGTCGGCATCGATCAGGTACTTGTCGATCTGATCGAAATCGGCCAGCAGCATGCCGCCCCAGAAATAAAACGCGTCGAAACTTTCGTCGTGATAGCGGGAGTAGACTTTGTAAAGCTCGGTAACGAGCTTGATCTCATCGCTCAAGCGCATCCCGGCCACCCGCTCCATGATTTCCCCCAAACTCTCGAAACGGGGCTGCCACAACGGACGCCGAGCCACCGAGGCGAGCGCATCGCTGAAAAAGAGCCGTGCCCGGCGGCTCGGAAACACCATGCGCAGCGACGAAACCTCGTCGCCGTAACGGTCGTACAGCCTTTCGGCCAATTCGGATATAAAGCCTTTCATCGAATGCGGTCGCATAAACCGAATGTGCCGTTCCGGTTCAGGAAACGGCACACGCGGGTACGGTGAAACAAGTCAAGCGCAGAAAGCCTATTGGCCGATGCTGTTGATCGTGCCCATCATTTTCGCGGAGGAACGGACGATCGAAGGCTCCCCCCGGTAGAAAATCGCGGCTCCCGTGTCGCTGGTCATTTGCAGGCGCTCGGTCGCGCAGACGTAAGCTTCGGCCCCCGAAGCCGCCTCGACGCGGACATCCATCGCCTCGAGCGTCCGGCTGTCGACCTTGGCCTTACTCGTCGCGAAAAGCGTATAGTACTTCGTCGTGCCGGTTATGTCGGCGGCCGAATTTCCGGCCACCTTCATGTACAGGTCGGTCGTAGCCACGTCCATGCCGAGCGTAGCGCCTGCCGCCAGATCGACGCTCAGCACCTCGCCGCAGACCGTACCTTCGACGGCCACGTTCGCGGCGGACGCTTTCAACGCCTGCAGGCTGTCGTAATAAAGCACGACCTCGGCACTGCTGGCCTTACCGTTCATGCCGGGCTTCAGTTTGACGAACAGATTACCGTCCTTGACCCCCCAGTCCAGCCGGTTGCTCTCGGACTGGCTCTGCTTGATCTCGATCCGCGCCGTATCGGAACGAATCATCCGCACGGTCAGATTGCCGACAAACTCGGCCTTGCTGAATACCAGAGGCTTGCCCTCGTCGCTTTTGACGCTTTGCTGAGCGAAAGCCGCGAGCGACAGCAAGGCGCAGGCGACCGTTACGAACATCTTTTTCATGGCTGTCGATTTTTCCGTTTTGAGCGAAAAGCGGCATGTCAACCGTTTATGCCCGCTCCGCGCCGCCCCCGGCCGGAAACGGGCCCGGATAACCGGCCGCATTCCTGATGACAAATATACTATTTTATGCGGGCTTGGCAATCTTTTCTTTATCTTTAACGTCGATTAGTTTCCTTTTGTTACATGGGAAAAGTGAAAATACTGAAAGCCTCGGCCGGATCGGGAAAAACCTACCGGCTGGCTTACGAATACATACGCAGCGTGATCGATTCGCCGCAGCTGTACCGCCACATTTTGGCCGTCACGTTTACGAACAAGGCCACCGAAGAAATGAAGCAGCGTATCGTCGGAGAACTCAACGCGCTGGCCAACGGCAGCCCGAGCGGCTACATGGGCGATCTGGAACGCGATCTGGGGCTCGATGGACAGACGATCCGCCGGCGCGCGGTGGACGCGCGCACGAAGATCCTGCACGACTACAGCCGTTTTACGGTCCTGACGATCGACAAGTTTTTCCAGCGGATCATCCGCTCGTTCATCAAGGAACTCGGGATCGATCTGAACTTCAATCTGGAGCTCCAGACGGATTCGATCCTCGACAGCGCGACGGACCGGCTGATCGACCGCATCGCCGTCGACCGCGCGCTGCGCGACTGGGTGTTGCACTTCGTGGAGGAAAAGATCGACACGGACGGCCGCTGGGACATCCGCGGCGAAATTTCGCAACTGGGCCGCGAGCTGTTCGGAGAACGATACCGCGCGGTATCCGGCGACAAGGCATCGCGCGAAGAGTTGTCGCGCATCGTTTCGGCGGCAGTCGCCCGGAGCCGCCGGATCGAAAACGAAATGAAAAAAACGGCGGCCGAGGCTCTGGCCGTCATCGATTCGGCCGGACTGGCCGCCGAAGACTTCGCCTATGGCCGAGGCGGATGCGTCGGCTATTTCGTCAAGACGGCCGACGGAACGATCGCCCCCTACGGCAAGCGAGTGCTCGACGCCCTCGAATCGGAGGAGAAATGGGTTACGGCCCGAAGCTCCCGGAAAGAAGCGGCACGGAGCGTCGTGCCGACCCTCAGACGACTGCTGGCCAAGCTCTGCTCGATCTACGACGACAACATCCGCTTCCTGAATACGGCCCGGCTGCTCTCGGCCAACTACCGCAGCTTCGCGCTGCTCGACGACCTGTCGGAGAAAGTAGCCGAAATCTGCACGGAGCAGAACCTGGTACCGATTTCGGAAACCAACGCGATCCTCGGCAAGCTGATGGGAGACAACGACGCGCCGTTTATCTACGAGAAGGTCGGCAATACGTTCTCCCGTTTCATGATCGACGAGTTTCAGGACACTTCGCAGGGTCAGTGGAGCAATTTCGTCCCGCTGCTCGAAAACGCGGTCGCGCAATCCGAGGACGAACCGGTGCTGCTGGTGGGCGACGTCAAGCAGTCGATCTACCGCTGGCGGGGCGGAGACTGGCGGATTCTGGGCCGTCAGGTCGCCTCGCGGTTCAAAGACACGCGGACCGCGTCGCTCGACACGAACTACCGAAGCGAAAAGACGGTCGTCGAGTTCAACAACAGCCTGATCGAAGCATGCGTGCAGCTCGACAACGACCGCCTGAACCGGATGATACAAGAAGCGGCCGAAAACGGCCGTCTTTCGCCCGGGCGGCGCGACGAGCTGAGCGACATGCTCTCGGAAGCATACCGAGACCAAAGGCAACGGTGCAGCAAAACGCGCGAAGCGGGATACGTGACCGTACGAGAATACGAGAAGGGCGAGCAGCCGGATCCGCCGCTGTTGATCCGCACGGTCGAAGATTTGCAAAGCCGGGGCTTCGCAGCCGGAGACATCGCCGTACTCGTGCGGACCAATCCGCAGGGCGCGGCCGTAGCGCAACAGCTGCTCGACTACAAATCGACTCATCCGGAATCTCCCTACTGCTATGACGTCGTAACGCAGGAAGCGCTTCAGATCGGCCACAGCGACACGGCCGGATTCATCGCCTCCGTATTCCGGCTCGCCGCAGGCAGCGACGAGCCGGTCAAGCGCGCCGTATACAATCTCTACCTGGAAAATCCGGTCGAGCAGCCGCTGACCGAAAGCGAGCAGGCATTCATCGAATCGCTCGGCCTGATGTCGATCGAGGAGGCATTCGAAGAAACGGTCCTGCACTACCGTCTGAACGAGAAAGTCCGGGACATCGCCTACATTCAGGCCATGCAAGAGCAGGTACACGCCTTCAGCACGTCGAGAATCGCCGACTTGCCGCTGTTCCTCAAATGGTGGGACGAGACGGGAGCCGCCCAGTCGATCAGCCTTCCCCGCAACCGCAACGCCATTACGGTCATCACGATCCACAAGGCCAAGGGATTGCAGTACAAAGCGGTCGTCCTCCCCGACTGCGACTGGAGCCTGCAACCCAAAACCGGCAGCCTGATCTGGGGCAGGACCGACGAAAAGCCGTTCGACTCGCTGAAACACATGCCGCTGGGCTGGAGCAAACTGATCGGAGAGTCCGCCTTCGCCGAGGAATTCTATACCGAAACGGTCTTCTCGCACATCGACAACATCAACCTATTCTACGTGGCCGCGACGAGGGCCGAGCAGGAACTGCACATCCAGATTCCCCGAGGCGGCAAAGAGACGCAGCGGATCGGCAGCCTGGTCATGAGCGCGATCCAATGCGCGGACGACGGAAGCGCCGCAATCGGCGAAACGAGGGGAAGCGTCGTCCAAGACGATGCGGGACGCTTTTTTCGCTTCGGAACCCCGGAACGGCCGCTACACGCGGAGCATCGGGAGCCGGAACCCGTCGCCTCCTATCCTACCCGGCGAATCGGTGCGCGGCTGAGATTCCGGCTCGACTCGCAACGCTATTTCGAGGACGGAGACTCTCCCGCGCCACTCTCTCCGCGCAACTACGGCATTCTGATGCACAAACTGCTCGAAAACGCGGCCGACAAGCCGCAGATCGACCGGCAGCTCGAAGCCATGCTGGCCGAAGGAGCCGTATCGCGAAACGAAGCGGGAAAAATCCGGGAACTGCTGTCCGAGGCCTTTTCCGATCCGATCGTCGCATCGTGGTTCGACGGCAACTGGAGCATCGTGCGCAACGAACACGACATCGTCGTCCCGGGCGAGCGATCGACCCGCCGGCCCGACCGCGTGCTGACCAAAGGAGCGGAAGCCGTTGTCATCGACTACAAGTTCGGTCTCAAAAAACACAACCGGCATACCCGTCAGGTCGAGGAGTACATGCGACTGCTCGGGCGAATGGGCTACCGGACGGTCAGAGGCTATCTGTGGTATGTCGAACTGAAACAAGTGGAAAACGTCGGATAAGAATAACGCCCGCGCAGGCCGGCATGGCTCCCCGTTTCACCCGATCGCAACCCGGAACGCGAACGGAAATGCCCAACCGGACGCAAAGCGTCCGAAGCATTCCGCTTTTCTGAAAATATTTCGGGACGATAGCATGTTCCGGACTGCCGGAAACGGATATTCCCAGCCTGCCGGACCGCAGGAAACAGCGTACCGCCCTCAGCCGGCACGGTAAAACGTCTGCCGGTCATCGAACGGCAAGACGAGCCGCCGAGCCATCGCAACGCCCTCGATATTCGGCCTAACGGCAGTCAGTCGATGAAAATGCGGATCGTGCGGGTTTTACCGATACCGGCAGTCAGTTTGCGCAGCGCTTAAGACATTTGCCGGGTCTGAAGGCCCCGTTTTCGATTCGTCCGTCTCGGCCTTGGGCGTCAGCATAACCACGAAGTCGATCACGACGATATCGATCGCGCCCGATGGGATCAGCTGGTCGGCGATCTCGAGCGCCTGCTCGCCCGTTATCGGGCTGCGAAATAAGCAACTTATCGATGTCTACGCCCGGTTTCCGAGCATGTATGCCAAGGACTCGGGCCCGCCCCGTCCCCGACGGCAAGCTATCTCATCAGGCCGACGCAACTGAGCGGCACATACTCTCCGACCGAGGGAAGCAACCGCTCTCCGTCTAAGAAAAGGCAGGCAGCGGCTCCGCCCTCCAGCTCGACGGCCTCGGCACAGCCGAAACCGGCCATCGCGTCGCGAACGGTCTCCACTCCCACTCCGCCCTGAAGAGCGGATGCGGAACATATCATCAGCACGATATCGCCCCGGGACGTCACACCCATCGCCGAACGGGCCGCCAGTTCCTCCTCCGTCTCGGCAGAAACCTTTATGCCGTCACGGATCAGAACGCCTCGGGCCGCCATGGCGTAGCGAGCCTCGCTTCCGCCGATATATGCTTTCCCGTCCCGAACCTCCGCATCGCCGATCAGACAGGTATCTCCGGCCGCCGCTCCCGCCGCGGCATACGTCGTGTCGGTTTTTCCCTGAACGAGCATTCCGTCGACAACCAGCAGGTCGTCCCCCGTACCGCCGTTGATCAAAGCGACGGAGGAAGAGTTCCGCTCGTAATACTCGGGCATCGTAGCCTGCTGCATGACGCCTCCTCCGGTCACCGTAAACACGGCATTCGTATCGGCCACCAGAGCATAAACCTCGGCCCCCGACAGATCGTCGGCACGATAAAGACGCATGTAATACGGCAATTCGTAATCCTTGACCTCCGTCCACCCGTCGGGAACGACGAACCCCATATCGATTTCGGCCTCGATCGTATAGACGGTCTCCCCGGCACGCTCGGAAGCGACCGTGAACCGCGCCGGCTCAGTCAGGTCCATCGTGACCGGATTGGACTGCGGATCGACCAACGTGCCGGATGCACCGAGCAGGAAAGTCACGTCGACACGGCTCAGATCGACGGGCCGGTCAAAAACGACGCGGACCACCCGATCCTCCCGATAGAGCGTGACCTCTCCGTCGACATCCTCCGCCTTGACCTGAACTCCCGCGAGAGCGTATTCTATCGTCGCGAACATCGTATACACGACCGTTTGCCCGTCAACACGGGCCGCTACGGTAGCCCCCTTCTCCTTCGACAGGTCCATGTAGACGGTATCTTTCAGATAAGGGATGAACATCTGCGCTCCCTCGATCAGGTCGAAAGACACCAGCACCTCGCTCAGATCGCAGTAGGCATAGAACGTCACATCGATCCTTTTCTCCTGCTGGTCGATCGTCACGTCCGCATCGCCGTTTTCGACCGTCACGCCGACGATCGGCTCGGGTACGACCTCCTCCTCCTTTTCCTTCTTACAGGCGGCGAATATCAGGACGAATGCCAGCAAACATGCCCAATTCGCGCGTTTCAGCGTCATTTTCATCTCGTTCAACGTTCCTTGCCGGAAACCACCGGACGCACGGAACTCGGTTCAAAATTAAAATTTTTTCCGGACATATCGGACTCTGCGGAATCAAATAAGAAGCCCGTTTCTTAGTCTTCTCCGGAAACTCGACCGGTTTTCCCGCCGACTGGAATTCCGGCAGACGGTTCCACCTCGGGCCGGCGAAAAAAAAACGAGAATACCGAGGCTCCGCGCTCGGACCGGGATGTAGCTAATCGCTTTTGCGGCGATTGAGCCATGTGTCAGCCGCGTTTTTTATTTCTGCACGGTTTCAACCCAAGGATATCCGCCGCGAACGTACGCCATCGAAGTCCCGCGCGCTCCCAACGACATGGCGATTCGACGGTGCGTTTCCGACGAAAACAGGCGAAAAGCGAAGGAGGACGGGACATGCGTATGTCCCGTCCTCCTTTACGTTCCGAAGCGGTCTTCCGCTACAAGCCTTAATCGTTCAGCGAGAAACGCTTGTAGGCGACCACGGTGGCTTCGGCGTCGGCCTGCTTGATGTAGGCGCCGACCGAAATCTTGTTGTTCTTCACGAGAGGCTGGTTGAGCAGCGTATTCTCGGTCAGGAACTTGTTCACCTTGCCCTCGGCAATCTTATCGAGCATGGCCTCGGGCTTACCGTCCAAACGGGCTTGCTCGCGGCCGATTTCGCGCTCCTTTTCGACGACAGCCGGATCGCAGTCGCCCCGGTCGATCGCAATGGGAGCCATAGCGGCAGCCTGCATGGCCACATCCTTGGCCGTTTCCATGGCGATCTCCTTGTTGAAGCCGACTAGCACGCCCAGCTTATGGTTCGTATGAATGTAGGTCACGCACATCGGCGCCTCGATCTTGGCATAGTATACCAGTTCGACCTTCTCGCCGGTCTGTCCCGACTTCTCGGTCACCTTGTCGGCCACGGTCCGGCCCGCCTCCACACTCACGGCTTTCAGCGCTTCGAGATCGGCGGCATCGGCCTTGACGGCGATTTCGAGAATCTCGTCAGCCGTAACCGAGAACTCCGAGTTCTTCGCGACGAAGTCGGTCTCGCAGGCGAGGCAAAGCATATAACCCTTCCCGCCGACGATCTTCGACACGACGACCCCTTCGGTAGCCGAACGGTCGGCGCGCTTGGCAGCGACCAGCTTGCCCTTCTCGCGGATGATATCCTGAGCCTTGGCATAGTCGCCCTCGGCCTCGATCAGCGCTTTCTTGCAGTCCATCATGCCCGCTCCGGTCATCTTGCGGAGCTTGGCCACATCAGCAGCTTTTATTTCCATAGGTCTTCGAATTTTTAATCGACAATCAACAATTACTCGGCAGCGGCTTCGACTGCAGGCGCTTCAGCGGTTTCGGGCTCGGCCTTGGCCTCCGAGGCGGGAGCTTCCGCCTTGGCTTCCCCGGCAGGGGCCTCCGCCTTGGCGGACTCGGCCTTGACGGCCTTGCGGATGCGGGGCTTGGCCTCCTTCTCCTCCTTCTTGGGAGCCTCGGCAGCCTCTTTCTCTTTCTCCAGCTTGCGCTCGGCCAGACCTTCGCCGATAGCGGCCGTTACGGCTTCGAGAACCACTGCGATGGACTTGGCGGCATCGTCGTTTGCCGGAATCACATAATCGATATCCGTCGGATCACAACAAGTATCAACCATGGCAAACACAGGGATGTTCAGGCGCTTGGCCTCTTTCACCGCATTGGCTTCCTTCTGCACGTCGACGACGAACAAGGCGGCGGGAAGACGGGTCAGATCGGCGATCGATCCGAGGTTCTTCTCCAGCTTGGCGCGCTGACGGGCGATCTGGAGTTTTTCTCTCTTGGAAAAGTTATCGTAGGTACCGTCGGCCGTATATTTGTCGATGGTAGCCATTTTCTTGACGGCTTTGCGTATGGTAGGGAAGTTCGTAAGCATACCGCCCGGCCAGCGTTCGGTCACATAAGGCATATTCACGGCGGCAACCGTCTCCGCCACGACGTCCTTGGCCTGCTTCTTCGTCGCTACGAAGAGTACGCGACGGCCGCTCTTGGCGATCTGCTTGAGGGCTGCGGCAGCCTCGTCGATTTTGGCGACGGTCTTGTGCAGATCGATGATGTGGATCCCGTTCTTCTCCAT from Alistipes ihumii AP11 carries:
- a CDS encoding glutamine synthetase III, whose translation is MATLRFKALGEISRREPIEPELSDKKISDYFGADVFDREKMRQYISKEAYESLCDAIDEGRRIDRKIANQVAQGMKTWAMEKGATHYSHWFQPLNDSTAEKHDAFFEPMWGGGSFETFKGELLVQQEPDASSFPNGGLRNTFEARGYSAWDPSSPAFILDKTLCIPSIFIAYTGEALDFKTPLLKSLTAVDKAAVEVCQYFDKDVDKVNVTLGWEQEYFLVDEALFLARPDLMQTGRTLMGHIAAKDQQLDDHYFGAIPDRVLEFMKDFEQQAYRLGIPLKTRHNEVAPNQFECAPMFEEANIAVDHNTLLMTIMRRVALRHKLRVLFHEKPFLGVNGSGKHCNWSLCTNTGVNLLAPGKTPKNNIQFLAFFVNTIMAAHKFGVLFMASIATQSNSHRLGAHEAPPAVMSVFTGSTLSAVLDSLEQRVSEKKMTPDEKTEIKLDIGKIPNILLDNTDRNRTSPFAFTGNRFEFRATGSSNNCAAPLIVINTAIAEQLTQFKEEVDKLIAKGIKKDEAILQIIRKYIIESKNIRFEGNGYSAEWLREAAERGIESIGSVPDAFKVSVRKDAIALFEKHGIFNEAELHARYEINMENLVKKIQIESRVLADLAANHIVPTAIRYQNILIQNVKGLKDILPDEYADMAAEEIRTIRKIARYVKAIRENTYHMVDARKKYNAMDDIVARATGYSEEVQPYLDKIRHDIDKLELIVDDELWPLPKYREMMSIN
- a CDS encoding PD-(D/E)XK nuclease family protein, translating into MKGFISELAERLYDRYGDEVSSLRMVFPSRRARLFFSDALASVARRPLWQPRFESLGEIMERVAGMRLSDEIKLVTELYKVYSRYHDESFDAFYFWGGMLLADFDQIDKYLIDADMLFSNMGDLKALESDRSYLTAEQIEVIARFWRSFGLESEFSEEKERFMTIWRSMADVYHGFRNRLREQGLAYEGMIHREAAERLSGEETVEWSDDPQARYVVAGFNALSECEKRLFRRMYGSGRVEFYWDYDDYYVGNPDYEAGLFLRENIRNFPSPSGERLSCDRFRRPKRIEIVSAPSDSMQCKYVHEFLSGLIERGIRPGKQTAIVLTDESLLLPVLYSIPEQIEQVNVTMGYPLRQTMAYSFVERLVELQSRRKPGRDGEPMYYHSDVTGLLLHPYVRACDPAAAGLAAEILRRQSIYVRRSMLAPGSVIDPLFAPAGSWQELSAYIRDSLSLVILHAASADDVRQRREFFSVIVDRICRLENSLAGSGLEVTTPVFASLLRKMLQDVRIPYEGEPLSGVQIMGILETRNLDFEHVLVLSVNDDTFPGNRAVSSSFIPYNLRYAYGLPTPQHHEGVYAYYFYRLLQRAETVHLAYCSRSDDKRTGEPSRYVYQLEYESPHRPLRRAIRLGVNLTKTEPVSASKTGRTARILEEYLDGGGRSLSPTAFYQYVECPLRFYFRHVAGLKPVEEIAEEIDLPMFGTILHRAMELLYMPLLGDPNPQRTIASLPGTPAVKEAVVRAVNEEYLQDPKATEEEYGGSVLLVRDVVRKYVDSCILPYDASQRGYAVERLEATVEYRVPLERNGRVRSVGFAGKADRIDRLSDGALRVVDYKTGKPHNRFRDVAALFSSVAAERSPAVLQTLLYAMMLSQSENCDVQPALYYVRSMQDERFSPLLVEGDRPVLRFSDYRESLNGHLQKTLSELFDFSKPFEQCEDRSVCAYCDFREICRR
- a CDS encoding GIN domain-containing protein produces the protein MKKMFVTVACALLSLAAFAQQSVKSDEGKPLVFSKAEFVGNLTVRMIRSDTARIEIKQSQSESNRLDWGVKDGNLFVKLKPGMNGKASSAEVVLYYDSLQALKASAANVAVEGTVCGEVLSVDLAAGATLGMDVATTDLYMKVAGNSAADITGTTKYYTLFATSKAKVDSRTLEAMDVRVEAASGAEAYVCATERLQMTSDTGAAIFYRGEPSIVRSSAKMMGTINSIGQ